The genomic segment CGGCCGAGTCGTGGTCCGGCATGTCCAGCAGCACGAGCCCGGCCAGCCGCTCGTCCGTCCCGGGAACGCGGTCGGCGCCGTCCAGCACACTCCGTCTGGCGTAACGATCCTGCGGGGCGATGCCGAGCCGGTCGAGCAGTCCGGCCGCGCCCTCGGGGTCCCAGGAGCAGGAGACGGGGGCGGCGGTGGTCGGCCGGCGGACGCCCGTCGCCGACAGTTCCAGTCCCGCGAGCGCGTTGAACAGCGTCGACTTGCCGCTCCCGGTGGCACCGGCCAGCGCGACGACCGTGTGGTCGAGCGACAGCCGCCGACGCTCCCCGAGCCGTTCCAACAGTGCTCCGGTCTCGGCGAGTTCGTCCGGGCTGACGCGCGTCCGGGACAGCCCCAGGAGCTCCCCGAGCGCGTCGACCCGGGCCGCGAGCGGATCGGGGAAGCGCGAGGCCCCGGAAGAGCCCCCGGAAGAACGGGCCCCGCTCCGTCCGGTGACACCCGTTCCGCTGGCGACGCCCGTTCCTCCGGCGACGCCTGATCCACCGCCGGCACCCATTCCTCTGGCGGAGCCAGTTCCGCTGGCGGCACCCGTGCCGGTTCCTGCCGTGGAAGCCACCGCGATCACCTTTCCTTCTGCAGTAGGGACAGTGCGGCGATCAGCGAGGACTGCTGCTGCGCGGTCACATCGAGGCCGTCCACGGGCGCCAGCCGCCGCTCGCACTCGCCGCGCAGCAGCCCTGCGACCCCGTCCTCCAGTTGCTCCCGCGCCCGGTCGCGCATCCGCAGCGCGGCCTGCGCGCCGACGGTCTCCGCGAGCCGTTCGCCGGCGGCGCTCCCGCGCCGGCCGCCGAGCAGGACGGTGGCCAGCAGCGCTGCCGCGTCCTCCGGGTCGGCGGGGGCGCGATCCGCGTCGCGGGCGGCCCGCACCTCGGCGTACGCGAGGTCGGTGAGGCCCTCGCGCCACCGCGCGACCCCGGCGTCGATCCGGTCCGCGGCGGCCGCCCGGTCCGGGCGCCCGTCCGGCTCCGCGAGCAGCGCGGCCCCCGCACGGTCCCGCTGCCATCCGGCGGCGATCCGCTCGTCGGCCGCGTCGACCTCGGAGCGCAGCAGCGTCGCGAGCCCCTCGGCGAGCGCCGACTGCAGCGACTCCCGCCCGCAGTGCGGGTACTCCAGCCAGCGCGCCAGGGCCTCGCCGGCCAACGGCACCCCGGCCGTCACAGCGCCGTCGATCCGTTCGGCGGCCTCCGCGTACGCGTCCTCCGCGCCACGGGCCAGCCGTACCGCCGCCGCGTGCTGGACGGCCGAGGCCGAGGCCAGGGCGGGCATCCTGGCGCGCATCGAGTCCAGGACGCCGACCACGGTGCGGTGTGCCGCCTGCTGACGGGCGGCCGGGTCCTCGGCGTTGTGCGCCAGCCACTGGCGCAGCGCCGCGACCGCGGTCTGCGGCAGCAGCCCGCCGCCGCCCGCCGATTCGGGCAGCTCCGGAACGGTGAAGCGCGGTACGTCCCCGAGCCCGGCCTTCGTCAGCAGCGCCGCGTAGTGCCGGGCGACGTCCCCCGCGATCTGGTGCGGCACCCGGTCCAGCACGGTGGCCAGCGTGACGTTGTACTCCTTGGCGGTGCGCAGCAGATGCCAGGGCAGCGCGTCGGCGTACCGCGACGCGGTCGTGACCAGGATCCAGATGTCCGCCGCGCAGATCAGCTCCGCGGCCAGCTCACGGTTGCGCGCGACCAGCGAGTCGATGTCCGGGGCGTCGAGCAGCGCGAGCCCCCTGGGCAGCGCGTCATCGATCTCCAGCCGCAGCAGTTCGCCCTCCGCGGCCCCGTCCTCGTCCTGCGTCCCGGGGCGCGCGGACCAGGCGCGTGCCAGGCCCGGCAGGATCCGCGGATCGGCGAACCAGGCCCGGTCCGCGGGGTGGCACACCAGCACCGGCGTCCGCGTCGTGGGACGCAGCACCCCCGCCTCGCTGACCCGCCGCCCCACCAGCGAGTTGACCAGCGTGGACTTCCCGGCCCCCGTCGATCCGCCGACCACCGCCAGCAGCGGCGCTTCGGGGGTCCGCAGCCGGGGCACCAGATAGTCGTCGAGCTGCGCGATCAGCTCCTGGCGGGTACGGCGGGCCCGCGCGGCTCCAGGAAGTGGGAACGGAAAGCGCGCGACGTCGACGCGGTCACGCAGCGCGGACAGCGCGTCTAGCAGATCGGGCCGTACGTCCAAGATCGCCACAGTGGCAGAATGCCCCATTTTGGCGCATTTTTGAAGCGTATACCGCCCAGTTCACGCCTTTTGGGCTTGCACGCACCCGATACGGCGGTAAGGGAGCCGGACGAGACCCGGGCATAACGAGTGCACAACGGCCGCCGACTGAGGCGGAAAAAGCGGTGCAGCATTCGTACCCGCCTGCGATTATCGGACCGCTTCACTGAACCTCCACAACGTGTCACGGAGGTGAAGCAACCGGTAGAAGGTCCACCGCGCCCTATCCTTGACCCCGGCCAGGTCACGGAACCACCCAGGGGCGGAGACAGCCGCGGCCACTGTCCGGCCCCCATAGCTCAGTGGATAGAGCAGGTGCCTTCTAAGCACTTGGCCGCAGGTTCGAGTCCTGCTGGGGGCACCACCGCTTCACCCGTACCGGGGAAACCTTTCCGCAGGTCGTGCCGGTACGGCGCCCTGTGTACGCACTGGGGGGCAGCGACTCACGTGAGTCGCTGCCCCCCCAGTGCGTACGGCGTCGCCGGCCCGTTCCCGGCGGGCGCACCTCATACGTGTCGACATTTCCGGTAGGAACGCGGCCGGCGTCCGTTCGGCATCCGTTCGGCACCCGTTCGGCCCAGTGGTCGGCGAAGGAGGG from the Streptomyces sp. RKAG293 genome contains:
- a CDS encoding dynamin family protein, whose protein sequence is MDVRPDLLDALSALRDRVDVARFPFPLPGAARARRTRQELIAQLDDYLVPRLRTPEAPLLAVVGGSTGAGKSTLVNSLVGRRVSEAGVLRPTTRTPVLVCHPADRAWFADPRILPGLARAWSARPGTQDEDGAAEGELLRLEIDDALPRGLALLDAPDIDSLVARNRELAAELICAADIWILVTTASRYADALPWHLLRTAKEYNVTLATVLDRVPHQIAGDVARHYAALLTKAGLGDVPRFTVPELPESAGGGGLLPQTAVAALRQWLAHNAEDPAARQQAAHRTVVGVLDSMRARMPALASASAVQHAAAVRLARGAEDAYAEAAERIDGAVTAGVPLAGEALARWLEYPHCGRESLQSALAEGLATLLRSEVDAADERIAAGWQRDRAGAALLAEPDGRPDRAAAADRIDAGVARWREGLTDLAYAEVRAARDADRAPADPEDAAALLATVLLGGRRGSAAGERLAETVGAQAALRMRDRAREQLEDGVAGLLRGECERRLAPVDGLDVTAQQQSSLIAALSLLQKER